One Elgaria multicarinata webbii isolate HBS135686 ecotype San Diego chromosome 6, rElgMul1.1.pri, whole genome shotgun sequence DNA segment encodes these proteins:
- the TMEM175 gene encoding endosomal/lysosomal proton channel TMEM175, whose translation MAEAGDGAAAAADTPRPLGRGSRALGELGGGTQASHRLLAYSDALLSIIATVMILPVAHTKIHPDQKFGESVQQLLATKIAVYLMTFLIVTVAWAAHVRLFQVIELIDDVLALLNLACMMLITFLPYTFSLMASFPGVPFGIFMFSICAVIIGCIQAIIVLYGFHHPYLLNHQIQESENQEFYKYHILKIILRGPTLSFLAAIFSFFFIPLSYMFLGLVIFFPHLSHLTKWFKSKFLGQEEEVPLESFTFYLTEPLSKERVEAFSDGVYAIVATLLILDICEDNVPDSKEVKEKYHGHLIDALSVYGPNFLAYFGSFVTIGLLWFVHHSLFLHVTKATRLMGVLNTLSLAFVGGLPLAYQLTSDFADKSHNQIEAIQVSCVTIFFASIFQFGIWTAALFHERESLHPFARYGGREHAFMFAKLALYPCVSLAVFILTCIVSELSTTIFHLTQIIVPFAFLVLRLFVRIGLMVLKLIMSLSRPRGSVLEEEEQACLSPAEILS comes from the exons ATGGCTGAAGCCGGGgacggcgccgccgccgccgccgacacCCCGAGGCCGCTTGGCCGGGGCAGCCGAGCCCTGGGGGAGCTGGGCGGCGGCACTCAGGCCTCGCACAGGCTCCTGGCCTACAGCGACGCGTTGCTCTCCATCATCGCCACCGTCATG ATTTTGCCTGTGGCCCATACAAAGATACATCCAGATCAG AAATTTGGGGAAAGCGTTCAACAGCTCCTAGCCACCAAAATTGCCGTCTATCTGATGACTTTTTTAATAGTCACCGTTGCTTGGGCAGCTCATGTCAG ACTTTTCCAAGTTATTGAACTCATAGATGATGTACTTGCCCTACTAAATTTG gcatgtatGATGCTCATTACTTTTTTGCCGTATACG TTCTCCTTAATGGCCTCCTTTCCCGGTGTACCCTTCGGCATTTTCATGTTTAGCATCTGTGCTGTTATAATCGGCTGTATCCAG GCAATCATCGTATTGTATGGCTTCCACCATCCATATTTACTTAATCATCAAATACAAGAGTCCGAAAACCAGGAATTTTATAAATATCATATCCTGAAGATTATACTAAGGGGACCAACACTGAGCTTTCTGGCTGCCATCTTCTCATTTTTCTTTATCCCTTTG TCTTACATGTTCCTTGGGCTCGTTATTTTTTTCCCACATCTCAGTCACCTAACCAAATggtttaaaagcaagtttcttg GTCAAGAAGAAGAGGTCCCTCTGGAATCATTTACTTTTTATCTCACTGAACCCCTTAGTAAGGAACGAGTGGAAGCATTCAGTGATGGAGTTTATGCAATtgtggcaaccctgttaattctggaTATATG TGAAGATAATGTTCCTGATTCTAAAGAGGTAAAAGAGAAATACCACGGTCATCTCATCGATGCTTTGAGTGTATATGGCCCAAATTTCCTGGCCTACTTTGGCTCTTTCGTAACTATTGGCCTTCTCTGGTTTGTCCACCATTCGCTTTTCCTTCACGTGACGAAAGCGACTCGGCTGATGGGCGTCCTTAACACCCTTTCCTTGGCGTTCGTTGGAGGCCTGCCTCTGGCTTACCAGCTGACCAGTGACTTTGCAGATAAGTCTCACAATCAAATAGAAGCCATCCAAGTGAGCTGTGTGACCATTTTCTTCGCTAGCATCTTCCAGTTTGGCATATGGACGGCGGCTTTGTTCCACGAAAGGGAAAGCTTGCACCCTTTTGCTCGGTACGGGGGCAGAGAGCACGCCTTCATGTTTGCCAAGCTGGCGCTCTACCCTTGTGTAAGCCTTGCAGTCTTCATCCTAACCTGTATTGTGAGTGAACTGAGTACAACCATTTTTCACCTCACGCAGATCATTGTCCCCTTTGCTTTCCTCGTGTTGCGCCTCTTTGTCAGAATTGGCTTGATGGTGTTGAAGCTCATAATGTCTCTGTCCAGACCAAGGGGCAGCGtattagaagaagaagagcaagcgTGTTTGTCTCCTGCTGAAATACTGTCCTAG